The following nucleotide sequence is from Macrobrachium nipponense isolate FS-2020 chromosome 12, ASM1510439v2, whole genome shotgun sequence.
AAACTTGTTTACCCAATGACCACGTAACATAGTAGTATTTGATAAGGAAGCAGCTGTGTTTTCTCGCAAGGGAAATATGGCCTCGTGTATTTTTGACGTCCACAAAAGCCTTTTAAACCTCAGAGTTCCTCACAACATTTACATAGCTTTATCACTACAAACCTAAGACAGCGTGAGAAATGAATATAAAAGCGCTCTTACGTCTCGTTATAGACGTTTGCAAATCGCTTTTACATCTCGttataggtatatttgaagtaagtGAGTAGAAGAAATCTAAAGCATAAACAGATCAGTAGTAAAGAGCATCAGTTCAGAGACTCATAGAGTAATGtcactacaaataaaaaaagatcatcTTAATTGTCTAAGCTTTGCAAGGCAAAAGCAAATATTGCCCCCAccccaaagaaaagaaaataaaacaaataaacaaaaaggtgCAGCAGCCAGTGATCCATGCATATGGCCAAATAAATATAGTAACGatttacatttaaaatattattggTCCAGATACTAAAAGAAAGATCTAACAGcccacacactcaaacacacacacacacacacgaatgatTCAAGTGATATTGCTAACATTTCAATGACAACATTTCAAGAATTCTAGATGTCTAAACAACAGGCCCTATATCAGACAAGGAAACTTTAGCCTCAGAGACTTTTTTTGCTTAAAACACGTAGCAAACATCGCAATGAAGTTAATCTTACTTTTGCAACAGACATATTAGTTCTGAAGAGAGACCTAAGATCTTTTCAGCAATCAGAAAATAAGCTgtaataaaaacaagaacaagacTTATAAGGTAAAATAGATATTTCATTGTAGAGAGCTTAAAAAAATAAGCGTTCAACCAAGGTTAGAAATAACTGAAATCAGAACAATGCGCCTTGCAACAATCGACAAGGCGCTCTTATTGCACTAAAATGTAAGCAATAAGCTAAATGCCTTTGCCGTATACCTAAACGATCCTTGAAATAAATTCGTCAGTTTATACATTGCAATCAACGAACATAGCAGTATTACGGATCTGAAACAATAGTTTGATCTCGATGGGCCTTAAGACTAGTGTATCCTTTGAGAATTGTTACGGCAAGTTAATCCGGCTCTTCAATTAACAGTGGGAACAGCCCGATGGTAAGGTAACTACTCAGTAATCCTCGGGCAGGTTATAGTGATGTTAAGGATCTCTGTAATATCACCAGCTGCAGAGATTGCTAACGATAAGTTCAAGGGTCATTGTAAGTACAGATCAGAGCGTGACTGAAACGACAATAACCTCAGATGCAAAGGACACCTCTGGACACAACTGGAACGTTAGGTCTTAATAACTGTACGTTAAATGCAATTGGTTCTGTTTCTGAAAGTGATATTTAATTTACTCTCTGGAAAATAATTCAAACTAGTCCGTTGAAAAGGAGTTGTATTTGAAATTGCTTATTTGGGTTATTACACTCAAATTTCCGAAGTACGACTCCGGAATGAATCTATCGTTAAACTCTACGGGTACATAAACCCACAGTTCACTATCTTTTCCTGTGTAGATAAAAGCGATCGCTGTAAACTATCTGCTTATGTACCTTCTCTTTGCCACAGTATGAACATTACTCAGTTATCATCCAATATTAAGATAGAAAATGTAAGATTCATATTAAGAAGAcctaatataaaatagaaaaaactgaGACAGTCACCCTATTTAACAGGGCTTGCTTaagagagggtctacttccttCTTTTGAAAATGCTAAAAATCGACACATAATCAAGTGCAATAAAGATAAATTTCTAACTTAATAGGGATAATTACTTAGGTTCCGAATGCTTTTATGACCTGCGTGGGTGAGAGGGTGGCGCCCTTATCTTTCATTTGAGGCctaggttcgatcccgatgtgaattagaaatttgatataaaaacagaaaaaaatggatCGCCAGATGTACACAATCCTCATTATCAGGTGAATTAATTCATGATgcgtaattattttttgtaagattatagagagagagaacctgaatGTTTTCGTGATTTAATGTCACTGTAATATTTACTACTCACAAGGAACATTTACTGCAAGAGAGAAATGCAAAATGAAACTGGAGGAACTCATCTAGAGATCTGCCACCAACCGTTTAGGAGAAAGACTTCAAGAGGAGCCTTCTTTTTTCTGTCCCCCGGGTCGAGGTCAGTTTGTATGACCTTGTAAGGGTTCTCGTGACTCACGGATGCGTggacttaaaaaaaagtaaaaactgcaGGGAAgattttatccttttcttttaATGCACGGTTTATTTCAATACCAGCAGAGctgttgagaattttttttttacctttttattcatttctggtTTAATTATGGAACAAAATACCGGTAATGTTTATCGCAAAAGACTActaggaaaaaaattatacaaattactaaAACATTACTCGCTTTGTTATGAATCGCCATGcaaatatttatgattataatgTGACGAAAATTACATGacccagaataataataataataataataataataataataataataataataataataataataataataataataatataataataataatgataataataataataataactgctgcttcagcactattaatcttataaagagtcttctctatctttctgatgacggctttctcgttgttgcttagactggcgagcaacgcaccaaagggcatggtagagtccggttgagtcatttgatttattattgcttatacaattctcctctctctctctctctctctctctctctctctctgtaacgcgacgtttcctcctgatcgacaggacattatcaagcgataactgctgagggactgaattccagtgttgtttgttgttgtttaagattaagctggccttgtgccagcacgggctcttgctcacagtggcgagtccttctccttttatcgtggtgttgcgagctcttcagtacggtcagagcacttctccggcaggtcgagtttttatcggttcccgggaaggtgactcatacggcgggcgttgacgagtcttgcagaccttctcaggtaggaggtatcaccgggagcctcttgattggcttctacctgcgtgacgtcacccctggatgacatcttcgtgcaagccgactgcgaggatgaggtagaagcccttcggcagcagttcctgcagcacagcgcactcaacttcactgtcgagtacagcagcaacgatcggctccccttcctcgacgtccttgtcacgaagacgaatcagaagttggcgactacagtttacaccaaagctacgaacctcggactttgtctgaatggtgatagcgagtgtcctgcgcggttcaagaccaccaccgtcagggccttcgtcaggagggccctctcgcactgttcgacgtggcaggacccacacctcgaactcgacctagcatcccagatgctaattaacaatgggtactcgaataaactcgtaaaccgagaaactcgagccgcccttgacaagtggtacatgacggaggaagagagaaggaacattccgcccccggaggatatcaaacttttctataaagccttcatgcaccaccaatacaaggaagaagaagcagccatgaagaaaataatagaggaacacgtccgccccatggaggaaggaaagagagtgtccctcattatttactacaagaatcggcgtacgaaagacctcctgatgaagaacaacccctccccaccggcaggagaccccctgaagcagtccaacgtcgtctaccgatacgtatgccccgcccaaggatgccctgggatttacatcggcatgacgacgatgcgcctgtcaaaaaggatttcctgccacgcccaggagggcgccattaggcagcacgcccttgcagtacaccgcagaaacatcacgagagacgacatcgtccggaatattaagatcatcgggagagcacctgacccacgacgtctgcgtctcctagaagcgctgctcatcctcgaggaaaagcctcccctcaataccacccaagaagcgttcctgataccgacttgtgtgaggaggaccacacccctcccccctaacgaaagtcccagcgcgcatggaacaaacaccggacatgagaataataccaggggtgacgtcacgcaggtagaagccaatcaagaggctcccggtgatacctcctacctgagaaggtctgcaagactcgtcaacgcccgccgtatgagtcaccttcccgggaaccgataaaaactcgacctgccggagaagtgctctgaccgtactgaagagctcgcaacaccacacCTACCACAAACCACAAGAGAAAGGCAAGTGGCACTAGACCCAGGGAGATGGAGAGTCATTAACACGGCCTGCAACATCCCTGATGATACACTAAAGGAACTgggcaaagcccttcaaaaggggacagacacagcccctggagcagacatGATCACATATAGCATGCTGAAGAACATGGGAACGGCAGCCAAAACAGttcatctccatataatcaatAGAACATACACAGAACGCAGtagacccacacaatggaaccaacaaaataCACAGCCGATTCCCAAGCCCAAAGAACCCAACTCCTACAGACCCATCTCTCTCatcagttgcacagaaaagactgCAGAGAGAATGGTGCTAAACAGACTGCTATGGAAAACAGGACCTCTACACCATCGcctatatgcctacaaagagggcATAGGCACACAAGAATGCCTAGCAGACGTCATGTCCACAATCAACGAAAGGAAAGCAATAGTAGTTTTTCTGGACTTAGAAAAAGCTTATGAGCTAGCCAGTGCAGCTGCCATCCTTGAAGCCTTGGCTGACAAGGCGGTAAAGGGCAACCTTTTAGCATGGGCCAAAGGATACACGCAAAACAGACAGGCTAGAGTCACCTTCCAAGGAGCAAGCTCGGACTTTCTCAGTCTAGagaatggaacacctcaaggaggcatactcagccccttccttttcaatgttttaatggaaaaattagcCACAACCACCCTACCCAATGgagttgaaatattcatttatgcagatgatgtctgcctagtcagcacagacagacacagatctcACCAGAACATGCAGAGTGCAAtaatacaaattgaaaataaatgcaaagaccTAGGTCTAAAAATCAACACTGCAAAGACAAAAGCAATGGCCATCAAACACAGTCTAGACCCAAAATGAAATACAGCTCATGGGTGAACCCATTGAATGGGTAGACAATTTTGTGTACCTAGGAGTTAACATAAACAAGCAACTCTCCCCACgcaaagaacttgaaatactCAAGCAGAAAGTCAAATGCAGACACAATGCCATGAGGAGGATCACCTCTCTACAACAGGGAGCAGTATATCACGCCCTCAGAACcttctacatacaaacaataaGGTCAACGGTTGAGTATGCCGCACCTGTTCtcaccagtctctcaagcacagagcaaaagagccttgaagtaattcaaacaatgccCTGAGACTCATCACAGGTGCTCCAATGTGGACTAACTTATGCAttctgagacatgaaacaaaactacagtctctgacatacagaatagaccagagaaacacatccatcctgctaaaaaccttaaaaaatgaaaggaactgtccactaaaaagagagatcaaaaagtgcattgatctccacgaagatctagacccacccaagacatactctggcaaccttttagaaacactgagaagagtaggcatgcaaaagcaTGCTGCTGACATCAGAGAAGACTCTCCTCTTGCTGAGTATGTAGAACCAGCACCCTGGAAATCAGAActcttcaatatcaactacaCAGTCCTACCGGCAAGCAAAGAAGCATGCACCGTTCAACAGCTGAAACAAGCAGCACAAGATTCAATAAGGAAAACGACAGCCACAAAtgaatactttacagatggatcagtagacctcagcattCCTGCAGCGGCAGCAGGAGTCTACTCAACATCACTAAAAGGGAGCTGGAGGCTCTCAGATAATGCCTCCACTCTACAGACTGAGCTGATAGCAATCGCTAAAGCGCTAGAAGACTCTCAacacaaactaggaaacacaactatccacaccgactcaaaaggagcaatacaaaccatcacaaaaggcaaggcaaaagaaaatatcaaactcctgACAAGTATATGGGCAATTGCCAACATCCACCAAATCAGAAACAGACAGATTACTCTCAACTGGATTCCAAGTCACataggaatccaaggaaatgaggaagcagactCCCTAGCAAAGAGTGGGTTGCACATTAACAACATAGGTATTAAAATCAGCCACTCACTGACTCAACTTAAAAGCAAAGGCCTCAGCATACTgtcaagtgcaagaagaaagcaaagtcaggagagcggtctttggaggctctaacactgcaaagtggtatgtagaCACCACCAGTCTGCAACCACATGACATTCCCAAAGATATGTCAAGAGCACTAGCAGTCATAATTCATCGTCTAAGGCTGGGATACCAATGCACTTGGCAGAAGATAGTAGGCGATCCCAGGCCATGTAAGTACTGCGAAAGAATTCCAGAAGAACCTCTAGAACACTACCtcttagactgtccagaaacggagcaactaagagataggtacataggaaatgaacgcacaaccactcaaatcacaaagcacattctagcaaacacccatgaattagcaggtttcctatgctcctacccaccacctagGTAGGAACAGAACACAACCCTGACTGACAGCACATGATGCCAACAATCATGACCACTACCACATCCCAACCTAACCCACATAACatgcaagacaaaaaaaagacaaacctctttaacagacatccccattcacctcttgcctcCTTCATCACCCTCCCCTCACGCTCATCACTATCCATCCACCACACTCACCAGAcaacacacacccaaagaaagCGGACCGGAAAAGGAACATGTCTCAGAAATTCACGAGctaccttactagctaactgtgcctacaactcaaatcttcattcttccaatctgttggtctctcctactagccaacacttactactatccagcttttcctacgactgaagggtaccttagggtttaaagggtttcaaccttgcccatcaaatccttcattcaatatcaaatcaCCTTCACCACATCATTCATTGATCACCAATAAAGATTGCATATCCTAAGCATCTCACATCTCATACTAAtatgaattacgggctgctctgtgagcaagagcccgtgctggcacaaggccagcttaatcttaaacaacaacaacaacaaccactggaattcagtccctcagcagttatcgcttgataatgtcctgtcgatcaggaggaaacgtcgcgttacagagagagagagagagagagagagagagagagagagagagagagagagagagagagagagagaattgtataagcaataataaatcaaatgactcaaccgggctttaccatgccctttggtgcgttgctcgccagtctaagcaacaacgagaaagccgtcatcagaaagatagagaagactctttataagattaatagtgctgaagcagcagtcatttttaacaaaacatgtctacgagagggtctccttccgaaataataataataataataataataataataataataataataataataataataataataataaagtttccaGTCCATGTCACCTTGAAGCTCTGGGACATGAAGTCTGATGGATCACGTGACATGTAATTTCCAGCTTCCTAAATTTACGGTGATACCGTAGAGCTGGAAATGACGTCATTTGATTTTAACTTTACTTTACCCATACCCCCTTCTCCGACCTCCTTCCTTTCCAGTAACTACCTCCATCCCATTCCTCTTCCATTAAGAGACAACCATGCATCCATCAAATTAAGAAAATTTGTAACGTAaaccaatttaagaaaaatatcgaGAATCTTACTCAGTCTTCAACTGGAAGTCAAGTGAATTCAATTTGGGCAATTGCTTGATATTATTTTCACCACTTGAATCTCTCTGACTTTGCCAATCAATTTTTTGAGGGACaactgatattttattatatactttaatCATACGATAAAAACTTTCATTGTTTGCACGTCTGCTATGTAAGCCTTGACGTTTGCTCGAAGGCTTTCCGTTGGTATGGTGCTAGTGTCTTAGAAagccactcagatgtcgtgggttcgcgtcTACCCCAGGGTGATGTAAAATCACTGACTCTGTATCATAATCAGTTACTGCTGTAGTATGGGGTcttcggtgggaggttgaaaccaacgttctttggaagctaggatttcaagtcaatggcccctttggtgtgcttgttccatgtgaataagtttcatctactgaaatagtaTAGTAGAACGAAAATGGGCGAGAAAATTATATTGATAGTtggatgtttttttgtttttttttcatagtcaCCCATCCAAGAATTGTCTAGACCCTGAGGTGCTAATCGTCGCTGATAGGAAGATCAGCATCTCAATGAACGTGTCTCTGCTGCTGGGAGTTAGTTCAACTTAAATGGTTGTGGCCAAAGAGAGTCCTATTTTTTTTAGCAGCTGCGATATTAGGACGAGGATCCTAAACACAAACTCCAAGCTCGATTAGGATTAAAAAAGCAGATTTGGAATTCCTTGGCCATTGCAAATTGAAGGAAAATGTCGTTCTAAATGTAATTATCAGTATATATTGTGTTAACTTGCATGTAAAGGGGTATGCAAGTGCGTTCATTGGAGCACAAGCACTCACCTTTAGTCCCTATACGGACTAAACGGAAATCGGGTTTTCATTTTGTGCGAATAATCTTCCCACGGACTAAAGTATTGCTTGTGTAATCTAACGAAATAGGGGAGGATTTTCTTTTCAGACTATAAATGTTATACTTCGCaacattttttctgatttttttacgcGATGCCTGGAATACGCTGGTAAAGCGAACTCAATTGCGAAATAAAAAAACGAATCTGAAATAAAAAGCGGAATAGTTACAATGATTGATAAATCTCCCAGATTTGAACTACGtttcggaatttatatatttttgacgtGTGGCTTTTGATGTGTAGTGTCGATGTAAGCAACGTGCAAATGTCATTTACAGATTACATTTTGAGCAAGTTAACATGAAATATTAAACTATACGGTGtttctaaaaatacaaaaatgtctaGGGAAGACATTTTAAAAATCCAAGGACTATTCCTGAAATACTAGATTTTAGCTTGAACTACTGAACATTTTTCAAGCAGTAAGAATAATACCCAACTAATGAAATGTGTTGTCGTAAATATCACCGAAGCAATGATAAAAAATAGGATAAAAACGTTGATTACAAAGCATTAATTATTCAGTATCAACTTTCGATCTCTGAGCTGCGATTTGattccaggaaaaataaaaatgattaggcTTCTGTTTTACAAAGTCAAGGGGAATAGAAATCCTGCATAAGTAAGCACATCTTTAGGAGCCAGAAACTTTAACAACTGATAATTATCATTAGCAATAAGAAAAAGATACAACCAAGCATATAACTAAAAATGATCTACTCATGGAAGCACTTATTAGAGGGTGTTGCAATAACCTTGCTTCTCCTAGCATtacgtgggttcgaatcccaccgatGACGTAAGAGCTGCTTCATTCGACTGCaagacttatatacatacatacatatatacatacacacacacacacatacacacacacacacacacatatatatatatatatatgtctgtgtacatatacgtatgtatatgtataatacacgaacacacacacacacacacacatatatatatatatatattatatatgtatatatatatatatatatatatatatatatatatatatatatatatatatatatatatatatatatatatatatatatatatattagaaattaaattataaaacattaatatatagGAGCTGTCACAAACTGTAAGCAAAACATCGACACGAGAGGTGCCATTGATAGAGTAAATTTGATATAAAGCAAGATTCTACtgatcgacagagagagagagagagagagagagagagagagagagagagagagagagagagagagagagactaatagcCCGGAAAACATTGTTTTCATGAACGCAaaccacaaaaacaaaatagcaaaGGAGAGGCAAGTGCACTCGTTTGACGAGCTCAGGTAATACAGCAAAGCATCGTCAGTTACCATGGCAACCAAACCGCGCTCAGGTAGAGAGATCATTCTCTTCCCGTCCCATCTGTCTTTTATTTCGCTCCGTCTGAAATATCACTCTCCGTCACACACCGTCAGTGacatgtagtagtagtagtagtcggtATCCCACGTACTAATATATTGATCTTCTTTACCAGCAATCATTTTCTTGGTTCTATTGCTTTGGCGTCACAccctattttcttttcatcgttACATCACGCGCATTCCCGCTAATTACCTCGCCTAGCttgtccttatttttcttttgcgtCACGCGTACTCTCGCTAATTATCTTTCCTCATTTGGTCAAATTAggataaaaaggtttaaaagttcCCCATGTCATCTATCAACTGCCAGAGGAAAAATGcgttttttatctgaatgcttcATTTCATATCATCATTCCtcccacttttatttttttttatctgtggaGGCAAAATGAGTTAATGGGCAATTAAGTTTACACcatttcctttgtgtgtgtgagtgtgtataaatagaaaatgaattcCAAGGTAATTTCTATACGAATACACTATGGGGTAAAAAGAACTggtaatatttatgaaataaaagcaaTTCAGAAGGTtaactcattatttttatttgtatttcagaaGAGTCTCTGTAAAAGGTTTACCGCTGGGCTTTCTTCTAATATGTGAgtgatttttccctttttatatttCCCCTCTGACGCATAAATGATTTTTCTACATAAACTGCATAATTTCACCAGATNNNNNNNNNNNNNNNNNNNNNNNNNNNNNNNNNNNNNNNNNNNNNNNNNNNNNNNNNNNNNNNNNNNNNNNNNNNNNNNNNNNNNNNNNN
It contains:
- the LOC135224892 gene encoding ribonuclease H-like — its product is MQKHAADIREDSPLAEYVEPAPWKSELFNINYTVLPASKEACTVQQLKQAAQDSIRKTTATNEYFTDGSVDLSIPAAAAGVYSTSLKGSWRLSDNASTLQTELIAIAKALEDSQHKLGNTTIHTDSKGAIQTITKGKAKENIKLLTSIWAIANIHQIRNRQITLNWIPSHIGIQGNEEADSLAKSGLHINNIGIKISHSLTQLKSKGLSILSSARRKQSQESGLWRL